In a single window of the Lineus longissimus chromosome 4, tnLinLong1.2, whole genome shotgun sequence genome:
- the LOC135486689 gene encoding uncharacterized protein LOC135486689, with translation MRRGSDIKTAPPSLKVQKGNTNNSRKTNAGAAFEPLGGWDAEDDVEDLSITDWATEKYETHTPNHAENVTAKPRSESQSRLWEKFLCVPSLKCTGIKNIDDFKDNSLSELILKENEEKTKPNDEKKVKVKEDDERCYGCQNNRTGLTRAVTQVNLRPPNQTLPNRAKSSNNLSLRSRSKLGLVYRKYADEDEDQDVVRKNTSGNFFQPSVKFSANSSSTSTTQQENPSRTQSSVSFNIIQESPEGKRQREIKSAHALRSVQVISPAVKLCYTNGVDPSRTNGSVAGHFLRSKTMSVINGDTSQRYGMESEKTYDRCKSTSSDNSSQDKTFVTNLKSKFTKGNQLRSKNKPNDSQNDFSGMSRNNSVKKHMSKLAKRQEQAQADANGESDIAPLTMVLRKYSNESETDIDARLKRVQDLESKLKLAHPNGLKLEQQCGVKTVDPVKGDISHLVINGVKDSVTVRFLEADEEDYEEDAEDQGKEAIFPIGEMLPDDAIGAPPNSVRFDPDQRASTDIDRDMKVTGRDLLVHHEDSLILLREGIDGIGIKDKYGHQAHLGPPAFRPMSQKTILHRAKESTQKRMNGKSHLHLPLEVENTTAFLRVRMPKLSNFSRESKRVQSAAQNEAGKGLVGRLSRRRRTFGEQAQDRTTMIDFQHARAKLQMGLGDVLRRYQHQEDV, from the exons GCATAACAGACTGGGCTACGGAAAAGTACGAAACACATACACCTAACCATGCTGAAAATGTGACGG CCAAACCCAGGTCAGAATCCCAGTCGCGGCTTTGGGAAAAATTCCTGTGCGTACCATCATTAAAATGTACGGGGATAAAGAACATTGACGACTTCAAGGACAACAGTCTCTCGGAACTAATCCTGAAAGAAAATGAGGAAAAGACAAAACcaaatgatgagaaaaaagTGAAAGTAAAAGAAGATGACGAAAGGTGCTATGGATGTCAGAATAATAGGACAGGGCTAACAAGAGCTGTGACTCAAGTAAACCTCCGACCGCCGAATCAAACCCTGCCAAACCGCGCCAAATCATCGAATAATCTGTCTCTacggtcaaggtcaaaattgGGCTTGGTCTATCGGAAATATGCAGATGAGGATGAGGACCAGGATGTAGTGCGCAAGAACACTTCCGGTAATTTCTTTCAACCCAGTGTCAAATTTAGTGCTAATTCTAGTTCGACTTCTACTACACAACAGGAAAATCCATCTCGGACTCAATCCAGTGTCTCTTTTAATATCATTCAGGAATCACCGGAGGGAAAAAGGCAACGGGAGATCAAAAGTGCGCACGCGCTGCGGTCGGTGCAGGTTATTTCTCCTGCGGTGAAATTGTGCTATACTAATGGTGTTGACCCTTCTCGAACCAATGGATCGGTCGCGGGGCATTTTCTTAGAAGTAAAACAATGTCAGTTATAAACGGGGACACAAGTCAACGATACGGTATGGAATCGGAAAAAACCTATGACCGCTGTAAATCTACATCTAGTGACAACAGTAGTCAAGATAAAACATTTGTGAcgaatttgaaatcaaaatttactaaagGTAATCAATTGCGTTCGAAAAATAAACCAAATGATAGTCAGAATGACTTCAGTGGTATGTCTCGAAATAACTCGGTTAAAAAACACATGAGTAAGTTGGCGAAGCGCCAGGAGCAAGCGCAAGCAGACGCTAATGGCGAGTCGGATATTGCCCCTTTAACTATGGTGCTAAGGAAATATTCAAATGAAAGTGAAACAGACATTGATGCAAGGTTAAAACGGGTGCAAGATTTGGAATCTAAACTCAAGCTTGCGCATCCGAATGGCTTAAAATTAGAACAACAATGTGGCGTAAAGACTGTGGATCCCGTTAAGGGGGACATTTCTCACCTTGTGATCAACGGTGTGAAAGACTCCGTCACGGTTCGCTTTCTTGAAGCAGACGAAGAGGATTATGAAGAAGACGCCGAAGATCAAGGAAAAGAGGCCATTTTTCCGATCGGGGAAATGTTACCCGATGATGCGATCGGGGCACCGCCGAACTCGGTCAGGTTCGACCCCGATCAACGGGCTAGCACTGATATTGATAGGGATATGAAGGTGACAGGGAGGGATCTGTTGGTGCATCATGAAGACAGCCTTATTCTACTGCGGGAGGGCATCGATGGCATTGGGATCAAGGATAAATATGGACATCAAGCA CATTTGGGTCCACCAGCTTTCCGACCGATGTCACAGAAGACTATTCTACACCGGGCAAAGGAGAGCACACAGAAGAGGATGAACGGCAAATCACACTTACATTTACCTTTG GAAGTTGAAAATACCACTGCCTTTTTACGGGTGAGAATGCCTAAATTGTCTAACTTCTCGCGCGAATCGAAGAGAGTGCAATCTGCAGCCCAAAATGAGGCTGGTAAAGGTTTGGTCGGTAG GTTATCGAGGCGGAGGCGCACCTTCGGCGAGCAGGCCCAAGACCGCACAACCATGATCGACTTCCAGCACGCACGGGCTAAGTTGCAGATGGGGCTGGGTGATGTCTTGAG GCGATACCAACACCAAGAGGACGTCTAA